The following proteins come from a genomic window of Salinicoccus sp. RF5:
- a CDS encoding DUF2529 family protein — protein MDKILQTQLTNIYNHINAQEEEIEMAARLLAQAVGSEGEIHLQTFHDFRGIEPFLLTGSLALPKTRSFDSPEAVDAPDRVLVLANQFDEEVKSAITALQDAGKEFVLVSNYNKHEAELMDHLHHYIDLSSPRSLIPTPNFDKIVNPYISAFLYFYDHLFVLVDEMTNEAY, from the coding sequence ATGGATAAAATACTGCAGACGCAATTGACAAACATCTACAATCATATAAATGCCCAGGAAGAGGAGATAGAAATGGCCGCACGCCTCCTCGCCCAGGCAGTGGGCAGCGAAGGTGAAATCCACCTGCAGACCTTCCATGACTTCAGGGGAATTGAACCCTTCCTGCTGACCGGCTCCCTCGCCCTTCCAAAGACAAGATCCTTCGATTCACCGGAAGCCGTGGATGCGCCCGACCGTGTGCTTGTCCTCGCCAACCAGTTCGATGAAGAGGTCAAGTCAGCTATTACAGCGCTCCAGGATGCCGGGAAGGAATTTGTATTGGTCTCCAACTACAATAAGCATGAAGCTGAATTGATGGACCACCTTCACCATTATATCGATTTGTCATCCCCGCGTTCCCTCATACCGACGCCGAATTTCGACAAAATTGTTAACCCTTATATCTCTGCATTCCTATACTTCTATGATCATCTGTTTGTCCTTGTCGATGAAATGACGAATGAGGCATATTGA
- the fsa gene encoding fructose-6-phosphate aldolase — translation MKYFIDTANMEEIKEINEWGVLAGVTTNPSLVAKEKGISFHDRLVEICELVGGPVSGEVISLEADGMIEEGRELAKLHEHIIVKIPMTEEGMKAVKVLSGEGIKTNVTLVFNTVQALTAARAGATYVSPFIGRLDDIGLTGLDLIADIKHIFTVHGIGTEIIAASIRNESHVHGSAVAGADIATIPYKVLKKLTQHPLTDKGIDKFLEDWNSIKDQ, via the coding sequence ATGAAATATTTTATTGATACAGCTAACATGGAAGAAATAAAGGAAATAAATGAGTGGGGTGTGCTTGCGGGTGTAACCACGAACCCTTCTCTTGTCGCAAAGGAAAAAGGCATTTCATTCCATGACCGGCTTGTGGAAATATGCGAACTTGTAGGCGGTCCGGTCAGCGGGGAAGTCATTTCCCTTGAAGCGGATGGGATGATTGAAGAAGGTAGGGAACTGGCCAAGCTCCACGAACATATCATCGTCAAGATTCCAATGACGGAAGAGGGCATGAAGGCTGTTAAAGTATTATCCGGTGAAGGCATCAAGACAAATGTCACCCTGGTGTTCAATACTGTCCAGGCCCTTACCGCTGCACGGGCTGGGGCAACCTATGTGTCCCCGTTCATCGGAAGGCTGGATGATATCGGACTTACAGGCCTCGACCTTATCGCCGACATCAAGCATATCTTCACTGTGCATGGCATCGGTACGGAAATCATAGCCGCCTCCATCAGGAATGAGTCCCATGTCCATGGGTCGGCGGTGGCAGGTGCGGACATTGCGACGATTCCGTACAAAGTTCTGAAGAAATTGACACAGCATCCTTTGACGGATAAAGGCATCGACAAGTTCCTTGAAGATTGGAACAGTATAAAGGACCAATAG
- a CDS encoding heavy metal translocating P-type ATPase yields MKKLQLYFTVISGILIGLGFYIQRFTDITWYPAVFVLAFIIGGWFQAREGITTTVNEKKLNVELLMIIAATGASIIGYWFEGAILIFIFSVSGTLEAYAEGRTRDAVQSLIKMKPNVASRELPDGEYEIVDVEDLNIGDVVMVRRGDVFPIDGVVTEGATEVDEASLTGESALVTKETDDTVLTGSINEGGVVSVRMTVDNEETIFNRMIEMVRESESVPSKRAQFIDRFENKYVWIVLITTAFMMFVPHYIFGWSWNETFYRAMVLLVVASPCAVVASITPATLSAISTSAKNGVLVKGGKFMEQLVDVDYVLFDKTGTLTKGEPVITHFEVEEGEDRKRIAANVYALERGSNHPLAVRISGHFEDAKQEGLEAEDVHDVVGRGVEGRVGGRIFQVVKAEADDFMEPFKSELLDTGHTVTVYIEDGVKKALIALKDVERPEAAEVIRKLNEMGKETVMISGDNPKAAESIAKSIGLKKAIGNQSPEDKVRHINAYKEKGVVMMVGDGVNDAPGIKQADIGVAMGKGTGIALETADIVLMKEQLSRLPEMMRLSSRLDGVIKQNLTFSIAVILMLIASNFFQLINLPIGVIGHEGSTILVILNGLRLLANREFNMPHSSFHRQGQTDDHRSIGMQRYKG; encoded by the coding sequence ATGAAGAAACTCCAATTATACTTTACAGTCATTTCGGGCATACTGATTGGACTGGGCTTCTACATTCAACGCTTCACTGATATCACATGGTATCCGGCAGTCTTTGTACTCGCCTTCATCATCGGCGGCTGGTTCCAGGCGAGGGAAGGCATTACCACGACCGTAAATGAGAAGAAATTGAATGTTGAACTGCTGATGATCATTGCTGCGACCGGTGCTTCCATCATCGGCTACTGGTTCGAGGGGGCCATCCTCATCTTCATCTTCAGTGTGAGCGGTACTCTTGAAGCTTATGCAGAGGGCAGGACGCGTGATGCGGTGCAGTCACTCATCAAGATGAAGCCGAATGTCGCCAGCAGGGAGCTGCCCGACGGGGAATATGAAATTGTCGATGTTGAAGACCTCAATATCGGAGATGTCGTCATGGTACGCAGGGGCGATGTGTTTCCGATTGATGGCGTCGTCACAGAAGGCGCGACGGAAGTGGATGAGGCGTCGCTTACGGGGGAATCCGCGCTCGTCACCAAAGAAACGGATGATACCGTGCTGACAGGCTCCATAAATGAAGGTGGGGTCGTTTCGGTGAGGATGACGGTCGATAATGAAGAGACCATCTTCAACAGGATGATTGAAATGGTACGTGAAAGCGAAAGTGTGCCTTCCAAGCGTGCACAGTTCATCGACCGGTTTGAAAACAAATATGTATGGATCGTCCTCATCACGACGGCCTTCATGATGTTCGTGCCACATTATATTTTCGGGTGGAGCTGGAATGAGACATTTTACCGGGCGATGGTGCTGCTCGTAGTCGCTTCACCGTGTGCAGTCGTGGCATCCATCACGCCTGCAACGCTGTCTGCCATCTCGACGAGTGCCAAAAACGGGGTGCTGGTCAAAGGTGGTAAATTCATGGAGCAGCTGGTCGATGTGGACTACGTCCTCTTCGACAAGACGGGGACCCTTACAAAAGGGGAGCCTGTCATCACACATTTTGAAGTCGAGGAAGGTGAGGACCGCAAAAGGATTGCAGCAAATGTGTACGCTTTGGAACGGGGGAGCAACCACCCATTGGCTGTGAGGATCAGCGGGCATTTTGAAGATGCGAAGCAGGAAGGGCTTGAGGCAGAGGACGTCCATGATGTGGTCGGACGCGGGGTTGAAGGTCGTGTTGGCGGCCGTATTTTCCAGGTGGTCAAGGCAGAAGCCGATGATTTCATGGAGCCTTTCAAATCCGAACTCCTCGACACGGGGCATACGGTTACGGTCTATATTGAAGATGGAGTCAAAAAGGCGCTCATCGCATTGAAGGATGTCGAGCGGCCGGAAGCGGCGGAGGTCATCAGGAAGCTCAATGAAATGGGCAAGGAGACGGTCATGATATCCGGTGACAACCCGAAGGCGGCCGAATCCATTGCAAAATCGATCGGACTCAAAAAGGCGATCGGGAACCAGAGTCCTGAAGACAAGGTGCGGCATATCAACGCCTATAAGGAGAAGGGCGTCGTCATGATGGTCGGGGATGGTGTCAATGACGCTCCGGGTATCAAACAGGCGGATATCGGCGTGGCAATGGGGAAAGGCACCGGGATAGCGCTCGAAACGGCAGACATCGTCCTGATGAAGGAGCAGCTTTCAAGGCTGCCGGAAATGATGCGCCTTTCTTCACGGCTTGATGGCGTAATCAAACAGAACCTGACCTTTTCAATTGCAGTCATACTCATGCTGATCGCTTCCAATTTCTTTCAGCTGATCAATCTGCCGATTGGTGTCATCGGGCATGAAGGCAGTACGATCCTTGTCATACTGAATGGGCTGAGGCTGCTCGCCAATAGGGAGTTCAATATGCCTCATTCGTCATTTCATCGACAAGGACAAACAGATGATCATAGAAGTATAGGAATGCAGAGATATAAGGGTTAA
- a CDS encoding ATP-binding cassette domain-containing protein, which produces MNIILGPNGGGKSSLMKGIIGYGHEMLNRRSIQFWGEPLERVEGIISYLPQENPRFRVLVHEYLTMTSGSVSKRVFDETVMHFALEYLLGHSIESLSGGEFKRVQCAQIALEDKPVIMLDEMEQGLDMNYQHEMMDWICREGEGKVIVASMHDASLALTYADTITLVKDGRAEGPMPSASVTSEMLSACYGLPLTVRRQEGVALVYRNLL; this is translated from the coding sequence ATGAACATCATTTTGGGTCCGAACGGGGGCGGGAAGAGCTCCCTGATGAAGGGGATCATCGGATATGGTCATGAAATGCTCAATAGAAGGTCGATACAGTTCTGGGGAGAGCCTTTGGAGAGGGTGGAAGGCATCATCAGCTATCTTCCCCAGGAGAATCCGAGGTTCAGGGTACTTGTCCATGAATATCTTACGATGACCAGCGGAAGTGTGTCAAAAAGGGTATTCGATGAAACTGTCATGCATTTTGCTCTGGAATATTTACTTGGACATTCGATAGAAAGCCTCTCCGGTGGAGAATTCAAAAGGGTCCAATGTGCACAGATCGCGCTGGAGGATAAGCCGGTAATCATGCTTGATGAGATGGAGCAGGGGCTTGATATGAACTATCAGCACGAAATGATGGATTGGATATGCAGGGAGGGGGAGGGCAAAGTGATAGTTGCGAGTATGCATGATGCTTCACTCGCCCTGACATATGCAGATACAATTACACTGGTAAAGGACGGCAGGGCAGAAGGCCCCATGCCGTCAGCCTCAGTGACGAGTGAAATGCTATCCGCATGCTACGGCCTGCCATTGACGGTCAGACGGCAGGAAGGTGTGGCCCTGGTCTATCGCAACCTGCTATAG
- the coaW gene encoding type II pantothenate kinase, whose protein sequence is MKIGIDAGGTLIKVAYLENGSRKFEKWPSTEIDQLIGKLKREHAADQIFLTGGKAEYMAEKLENTVGTSIEFDATYRGLKILMEEQGIALDHFVYLNVGTGTSFHHASPDGQERVGGSGVGGGTLIGLAKLLVDMDDYEEIIRLAEKGNRDEIDLKVHHIYAGRPTPIPGDLTASNFGNVLSGNTSDMGPEDKLQAVIGLVGETVTAVGISLAEGFETNDMVFIGSTLLDNNVMKDIINRYAGLKGAKAHIIHNGEYSGALGAIL, encoded by the coding sequence ATGAAAATTGGAATTGATGCAGGCGGTACGCTCATAAAAGTGGCATATTTGGAAAATGGGTCCAGGAAATTCGAAAAATGGCCATCTACGGAAATCGATCAGCTGATTGGGAAACTGAAGAGGGAACATGCAGCAGACCAGATCTTCCTGACAGGCGGCAAGGCGGAATACATGGCCGAGAAGCTGGAAAACACTGTCGGCACCTCGATAGAGTTCGATGCTACATACCGGGGATTGAAGATCCTTATGGAGGAGCAGGGCATCGCCCTCGACCACTTCGTCTATTTGAATGTCGGAACCGGCACAAGTTTCCATCACGCTTCCCCGGACGGCCAGGAGCGCGTCGGAGGTTCAGGCGTCGGCGGCGGCACCCTGATAGGGCTGGCGAAACTGCTGGTCGATATGGATGACTACGAGGAGATCATACGCCTGGCCGAGAAGGGCAACAGGGATGAAATCGACCTCAAAGTGCACCATATCTATGCCGGCAGGCCGACGCCGATTCCGGGAGACCTTACAGCAAGCAATTTCGGCAATGTCCTCTCCGGGAACACCTCAGATATGGGTCCTGAAGATAAGCTTCAGGCGGTCATAGGTCTCGTCGGTGAAACTGTGACTGCAGTCGGCATCAGTCTGGCTGAAGGTTTTGAAACCAATGACATGGTGTTCATCGGCTCCACCCTGCTGGATAACAACGTCATGAAGGACATCATCAACCGCTATGCCGGCTTGAAGGGGGCGAAAGCCCACATCATCCATAACGGTGAGTATTCTGGAGCCCTCGGCGCAATTCTATAG
- the rpoE gene encoding DNA-directed RNA polymerase subunit delta: MRLDEYSKEMMDENSFIEMSYMYLQDAGKEANLYDIIDKFKEIGGYSDEEIENRVLQFYTDLNTDGRFLSTGDGVWGLRDWYSIDDISDKIAPTIHKIELAVEDEEPQIAEDEDDSVSDAFDQDKDLVESDVENLDSPINGAEVEAEDDLDDPVDETIGENVEYDDTDELEDSYEDKPDL; the protein is encoded by the coding sequence ATGAGACTGGACGAATACTCCAAAGAGATGATGGATGAGAACTCCTTCATCGAAATGTCATATATGTATCTGCAGGATGCCGGCAAAGAGGCGAACCTGTATGACATCATCGATAAGTTCAAGGAAATCGGTGGGTACTCCGATGAGGAAATCGAAAACCGTGTGCTGCAGTTCTATACTGACCTCAATACGGATGGCAGGTTCCTGAGTACAGGGGATGGTGTATGGGGTCTTAGGGACTGGTATTCCATCGATGACATTTCCGACAAGATCGCCCCTACAATCCATAAGATCGAGCTTGCTGTAGAAGATGAGGAGCCGCAGATTGCAGAGGATGAGGATGACAGTGTGAGTGATGCATTCGACCAGGATAAGGATCTTGTGGAATCCGACGTGGAGAATCTCGATTCCCCAATCAACGGAGCTGAAGTTGAAGCTGAAGATGACCTCGACGACCCCGTGGATGAAACAATCGGGGAAAACGTCGAATATGACGATACAGACGAACTTGAGGACAGCTACGAGGATAAACCTGATCTCTAG
- a CDS encoding GNAT family N-acetyltransferase, producing MSDIHIRPFIEEDRTSLAAFRLSEQQQIYSSLPVDVLDDAIEDSDRTPCVVLNETGEIVGFFVLHKHYQHEGYATPHEVVYIRSLSINETFQGRGYGTRVAMSLPLFVQEHFSNFDHLYLVVDAENQGAWNLYERAGFAHTATKEDGPIGKERLYYLDLDQKYVHNIKLKRDETVELPDIKVDIVLNQKKQVGHIEGVLNSEVLHISHLHVEEPERNRGVASSALRQLGTFLRRVLPDVRELMVYTDDAERKTRLFERVGFVRLEDADGKKRFMKYINY from the coding sequence ATGAGCGATATACATATCCGGCCATTTATTGAAGAAGATAGAACGAGTCTCGCCGCTTTCAGGTTGAGTGAGCAGCAGCAGATATATTCAAGCCTTCCTGTGGATGTACTGGATGATGCGATTGAAGACTCTGACCGTACACCTTGTGTCGTGTTGAACGAAACAGGCGAAATCGTCGGCTTTTTCGTACTTCATAAACATTATCAGCATGAGGGGTATGCGACTCCCCATGAAGTGGTGTACATCCGTTCGCTCTCGATCAATGAAACGTTCCAGGGCAGAGGGTATGGCACCAGGGTGGCGATGTCCCTGCCGCTTTTCGTACAGGAGCATTTCTCCAATTTCGACCATCTGTACCTGGTGGTCGATGCAGAAAATCAGGGTGCCTGGAACTTGTATGAGCGGGCCGGCTTTGCACACACCGCCACCAAGGAAGACGGGCCGATCGGCAAGGAGCGCCTATACTATCTGGACCTTGATCAGAAGTATGTCCATAACATCAAATTGAAGCGGGATGAGACGGTGGAGTTACCGGATATCAAAGTCGACATCGTGCTCAACCAGAAAAAGCAGGTTGGACATATTGAGGGTGTGCTCAATAGTGAAGTGCTGCATATCTCCCATCTGCATGTCGAGGAGCCGGAGCGGAACCGTGGGGTCGCCTCCAGCGCCTTGAGGCAGCTTGGTACATTCCTGAGGCGTGTGCTCCCGGACGTCCGGGAGCTTATGGTGTACACGGATGATGCAGAACGGAAGACACGGCTGTTTGAAAGGGTCGGCTTTGTCAGGCTTGAAGACGCGGACGGGAAGAAAAGGTTCATGAAGTATATAAACTATTAA
- a CDS encoding BCCT family transporter, producing the protein MDNDNLDKSSNNKGEERQQSILGLVFWVSATVIVIAALVATIIPDRFLIASESVYGWISDYFSWFFMLAVFGFAVFLIFLALSPYGRIKLGGDQSKPEFSFRSWIGMLFSAGLGVGLVFFGVAEPMSHFMISPFPGGETETVEAARMAMGYSFFHWGISQWSIFGVAGLAIGYNQYRKKKDGLVSTSLEPLLGENYNQKARKSIDILAVIATVTGMATSVGLGIMQMDGGLNIAFGVPSGALTQILLTALMTGLFILSTTTGLKRGIKWLSNLNMLLAAVITIFVMAVGPFTFIMESIIVGLGDYLSNYVGYSLRMQPYTGEVWVQEWTVFYWAWVIAWSPFIGSFVARVSKGRSIREYVLGILIIPPMLSFLWIGALGGTAIYSDLFNGTNIGELVLEDNTAALFALFDQLPMTQIFSALSILLIFTFLVTSADSATFIVAGMTSGNTDSPSTRLKIIWGVLLGTLTVTLIIAGGLTSLQAASLLAGLPFGVVLIAMIISVSKSLRREPNDSMKRRQRRDRRKA; encoded by the coding sequence TTGGACAACGACAATTTGGATAAGTCATCCAATAACAAAGGGGAAGAAAGGCAGCAGTCCATTCTGGGTCTCGTATTCTGGGTCTCAGCTACTGTCATCGTAATTGCAGCACTCGTTGCAACGATCATCCCTGACCGGTTCCTGATCGCTTCCGAATCGGTGTATGGATGGATTTCGGACTACTTCAGCTGGTTCTTCATGCTTGCTGTATTCGGTTTTGCTGTATTTCTAATTTTTCTTGCACTATCACCTTACGGACGCATCAAGCTCGGTGGCGACCAGTCGAAACCCGAGTTCTCATTCCGCTCATGGATCGGCATGCTGTTTTCTGCCGGCCTTGGTGTAGGTCTCGTATTCTTCGGTGTCGCAGAACCGATGAGCCACTTCATGATATCTCCATTTCCTGGAGGGGAGACGGAGACTGTCGAGGCTGCCCGTATGGCCATGGGATATTCGTTCTTCCACTGGGGCATTTCCCAATGGTCGATATTCGGTGTCGCCGGCCTGGCCATCGGATACAACCAATACCGGAAGAAGAAGGATGGCCTGGTTTCAACATCCCTTGAGCCCCTTCTTGGAGAGAATTATAACCAGAAGGCGAGGAAATCCATCGACATTCTTGCAGTCATCGCTACCGTAACCGGTATGGCGACATCTGTAGGTCTTGGCATCATGCAGATGGACGGCGGTCTCAATATCGCATTCGGTGTGCCTTCCGGTGCACTCACTCAAATCTTACTTACAGCACTGATGACCGGGCTCTTCATACTCTCCACTACAACAGGACTGAAGCGCGGCATCAAATGGCTGAGCAACCTGAACATGCTGCTCGCTGCAGTCATCACCATCTTCGTCATGGCGGTGGGGCCTTTCACCTTCATCATGGAAAGCATCATCGTCGGTCTTGGGGACTACCTTTCAAACTATGTTGGATACTCCCTCCGCATGCAGCCATATACCGGTGAAGTCTGGGTTCAGGAATGGACAGTATTCTACTGGGCATGGGTCATTGCATGGAGCCCATTCATCGGCTCGTTTGTAGCCCGTGTATCCAAAGGACGTTCCATCCGTGAATATGTCCTCGGCATACTGATCATCCCGCCGATGCTCTCCTTCCTATGGATCGGAGCCCTTGGGGGCACGGCAATCTATTCCGACCTCTTCAATGGCACCAACATCGGAGAACTCGTACTTGAGGATAATACAGCTGCCCTGTTTGCGCTGTTCGACCAGCTGCCGATGACGCAGATCTTCTCAGCACTCTCAATCCTGCTCATCTTCACATTCCTGGTCACATCAGCAGACTCGGCAACCTTCATCGTGGCCGGCATGACATCAGGCAACACGGACTCGCCAAGCACCAGACTTAAGATCATCTGGGGTGTACTCCTTGGAACACTTACAGTCACACTCATCATCGCCGGCGGTCTGACGAGCCTGCAGGCAGCATCACTCCTTGCAGGACTGCCTTTCGGTGTCGTCCTCATCGCGATGATCATTTCCGTTTCGAAATCATTGAGGCGTGAACCGAATGATTCCATGAAGCGCCGTCAGCGCAGAGATCGCAGAAAAGCTTAA
- a CDS encoding CTP synthase produces MTKYIFVTGGVVSSLGKGITAASLGRLLKDRGFSITIQKFDPYLNVDPGTMSPYQHGEVFVTEDGAETDLDLGHYERFIDINLHKYSNVTAGKVYSEVIRKERRGDYLGGTVQVIPHITNEIKSRLIQAGEESNADIVITEIGGTTGDIESLPFLESIRQLRSDLGRENVMYIHCTLLPYIKAAGEMKTKPTQHSVKELRGLGIQPDMIVVRSEHAMGEDLRDKIALFCDIDKKSVIEARDEETIYNIVIRLQEQRMDSLVIDRLNLMSEKEAELKEWKHLLQNLNSIERKITIGLVGKYVTLQDAYLSVAESLRHAGYERQADIDIKWINSEHLTEENYEAELAEVDGILVPGGFGERGVEGKIYALQYARQNNVPLLGICLGMQLATVEFARNVAGLAGAHSSELDEETPHPVIDLMPDQKDVVDLGGTLRLGSFPCEIKEGTIARELYGKASIEERHRHRYEFNNRYKEQLEAEGMVFSGTSPDGRLVEMIELRDHPYFVAVQFHPEFQSRPTRPHPLFQGLINACVK; encoded by the coding sequence ATGACTAAATATATTTTTGTGACTGGCGGGGTTGTTTCCTCTCTTGGCAAGGGCATTACAGCTGCGTCACTCGGAAGACTGCTGAAGGACCGGGGATTCTCGATTACGATCCAGAAATTCGATCCATATTTGAACGTGGATCCGGGTACGATGAGCCCGTATCAGCATGGCGAAGTGTTCGTCACGGAAGATGGTGCGGAGACGGATCTTGACCTCGGACACTATGAACGCTTCATCGACATCAATCTTCACAAATACTCGAACGTGACAGCCGGGAAGGTATACTCTGAAGTCATCAGGAAAGAACGCCGCGGCGACTATCTGGGTGGGACGGTCCAGGTGATTCCGCATATCACGAATGAAATAAAATCCCGTCTGATACAGGCAGGGGAAGAATCCAACGCAGATATTGTCATCACTGAAATCGGTGGCACGACAGGGGATATAGAATCGTTGCCTTTCCTGGAATCCATACGGCAGCTGAGAAGCGATCTTGGTCGCGAAAATGTCATGTATATACACTGCACGCTTCTGCCATACATCAAAGCCGCTGGAGAAATGAAGACCAAACCGACCCAGCACAGTGTCAAGGAACTGCGCGGGCTGGGCATCCAGCCTGATATGATCGTTGTGCGTTCAGAGCATGCGATGGGCGAAGATTTGAGGGACAAGATTGCGTTGTTCTGTGATATCGACAAGAAAAGCGTCATCGAGGCAAGGGATGAGGAGACGATCTATAATATTGTCATCCGACTCCAGGAGCAGCGTATGGACTCCCTCGTCATCGATCGTCTCAACTTGATGTCCGAGAAAGAAGCAGAGCTCAAGGAATGGAAGCATCTGCTGCAGAACCTGAACAGCATTGAAAGGAAGATTACAATCGGCCTGGTCGGCAAATATGTCACACTTCAGGATGCGTATCTGTCAGTGGCGGAATCCCTGAGGCATGCAGGGTATGAACGGCAGGCCGACATTGACATCAAGTGGATCAACTCCGAACACCTCACGGAGGAGAACTATGAAGCGGAGCTTGCTGAAGTGGATGGCATCCTCGTACCCGGCGGGTTCGGTGAACGTGGAGTGGAGGGCAAGATCTATGCGCTTCAATACGCCCGTCAGAACAATGTGCCGCTGCTCGGAATCTGTCTCGGTATGCAGCTCGCCACTGTCGAATTTGCAAGGAATGTGGCGGGTCTTGCAGGAGCACACTCCAGTGAGCTTGATGAAGAGACGCCACATCCGGTCATCGACCTGATGCCCGACCAGAAAGATGTGGTCGATCTTGGCGGCACGCTCCGCCTGGGCAGTTTCCCTTGTGAAATCAAGGAAGGAACAATCGCGCGCGAACTCTATGGCAAAGCAAGCATAGAGGAACGCCACCGCCACCGCTATGAGTTCAACAACCGCTACAAGGAGCAGTTGGAAGCGGAAGGCATGGTATTCTCCGGTACGTCACCGGATGGCCGTCTGGTTGAAATGATAGAGCTTCGTGACCATCCATATTTCGTAGCTGTACAGTTCCATCCGGAATTCCAGTCCAGACCGACACGTCCACATCCATTATTCCAGGGTCTCATCAATGCATGTGTAAAATAA
- a CDS encoding class II fructose-bisphosphate aldolase: MPLVSMTEMLNKARKEGYAVGQYNVNNMEFAQAILMASEEENAPVILGVSEGAAKYMSGMKTVVKMIEGLMSDMNITVPVAIHLDHGSSYEKCIEAIGAGFTSVMIDASHGPFEDNIATTRRVVEYAHERGVSVEAELGVVGGQEDDVIADGVIYADPEECRELVERTGIDCLAPALGSVHGPYKGEPNLGFKEMEEIGNQSDIPLVLHGGTGIPTKDIQKAISLGTAKINVNTENQIASAKRVREVLANDADVYDPRKYLGPAREAIKETVQGKIKEFGTSNRA, encoded by the coding sequence ATGCCTTTAGTATCAATGACAGAAATGCTCAACAAAGCAAGAAAAGAAGGATATGCGGTCGGCCAATACAATGTGAACAACATGGAATTCGCCCAAGCGATCCTCATGGCATCAGAAGAAGAGAATGCACCAGTCATCCTGGGTGTTTCAGAAGGTGCTGCGAAGTACATGAGCGGCATGAAGACTGTGGTCAAAATGATTGAAGGGCTCATGTCCGATATGAACATCACAGTACCTGTGGCAATCCATCTGGACCACGGTTCAAGCTATGAAAAGTGCATAGAGGCTATCGGGGCAGGATTCACTTCGGTCATGATCGATGCTTCCCATGGGCCTTTCGAGGACAACATCGCAACGACGAGAAGAGTGGTCGAGTATGCACATGAGAGGGGCGTTTCTGTTGAAGCGGAGCTCGGTGTGGTCGGAGGACAGGAAGATGATGTCATCGCAGATGGCGTCATCTATGCCGATCCGGAAGAATGCCGCGAACTGGTGGAGCGGACAGGCATCGACTGCCTTGCGCCGGCACTTGGTTCCGTACACGGTCCCTATAAGGGCGAGCCGAATCTCGGCTTCAAGGAAATGGAGGAGATCGGCAACCAGTCGGATATTCCGTTGGTACTCCATGGCGGTACGGGCATTCCGACGAAGGATATCCAGAAGGCGATTTCCCTTGGTACAGCCAAAATTAATGTAAATACTGAAAATCAGATTGCATCTGCGAAACGTGTGAGGGAAGTGCTTGCAAATGATGCAGATGTTTATGATCCACGAAAATACCTCGGTCCTGCGAGGGAAGCGATCAAAGAAACAGTTCAGGGTAAAATCAAGGAATTTGGCACCTCCAACAGAGCCTAG